In a single window of the Pandoraea pulmonicola genome:
- a CDS encoding NAD(P)H-dependent oxidoreductase subunit E, whose protein sequence is MVSTPHATLATLLARHAGRAHELLPLLHALQDSEGYIDPAHVPAIAAALNLSRAEVHGVITFYHHFRSAPPPPTIVQMCRAEACRSRDGEALVAHVEACTGARIDGEPCGGVGIESVYCLGQCALSPAVTINGELHARVSPARFDALLAEAIDDKEGAHV, encoded by the coding sequence ATGGTGTCCACACCTCACGCGACGCTCGCGACGCTGCTGGCCCGCCACGCCGGCCGCGCACACGAGTTGTTGCCGCTGCTGCATGCATTGCAGGACAGCGAAGGCTATATCGATCCGGCGCATGTGCCGGCCATCGCTGCCGCACTGAATCTGTCTCGCGCCGAAGTTCACGGCGTCATCACGTTCTACCACCACTTCCGTAGCGCGCCACCGCCGCCGACCATCGTTCAGATGTGTCGCGCCGAGGCGTGTCGCAGCCGCGACGGGGAGGCGCTCGTCGCGCACGTCGAAGCCTGCACCGGCGCGAGGATCGATGGCGAGCCCTGTGGGGGCGTCGGCATCGAGTCGGTGTACTGCCTCGGGCAATGCGCGTTGTCGCCCGCGGTGACCATCAACGGCGAGCTGCACGCCCGCGTGAGTCCCGCACGCTTCGACGCCTTGCTGGCCGAAGCCATCGACGACAAGGAGGGTGCGCATGTCTGA